The Lentzea guizhouensis genome contains a region encoding:
- a CDS encoding branched-chain amino acid ABC transporter permease has product MEWIPPEALVKGRAAVKGRPELYTSYGQDMAFLNTRPKRAWSGGLVVFALVVPFLITDDLLQLLATGFVAAIGAIGLNIVTGYAGQVSLGHAFFLAIGAYTGAALSGSETGRVIGFGITSLPIWLLASGLVAALFGVLVAPVAVRLRGLYLAIVTLGLVFLGEHVFREWTSLTGGPGVGRPAAVPELFGVRLDRDSAFFTAAQQLYLVMFVLLVIFAVLARNLVRSRVGRAFAAVRDRDLAASVIGVDLTKYKVLAFAVSSFYAGVAGALLFVVNGFFDPGSFNLLLSVQYIAMVLIGGAGTISGAIMGALFITLLPRITRELPTVLPFISGDATGAITVFQVEAVLYGVLIIVFLIVEPRGLFGIWVRVRNYWRTWPFSY; this is encoded by the coding sequence ATGGAGTGGATTCCGCCGGAGGCTTTGGTGAAGGGCCGAGCGGCCGTGAAGGGTCGTCCTGAGCTGTACACCTCCTACGGGCAGGACATGGCGTTCCTGAACACGCGGCCCAAACGCGCGTGGTCGGGTGGCCTGGTCGTGTTCGCGCTCGTGGTCCCGTTCCTCATCACGGACGACCTGCTTCAGCTGCTGGCGACCGGGTTCGTGGCGGCGATCGGCGCGATCGGGCTCAACATCGTCACCGGCTACGCGGGCCAGGTCTCGCTGGGGCACGCGTTCTTCCTCGCGATCGGCGCGTACACCGGTGCGGCCTTGTCCGGGTCCGAGACCGGCCGGGTGATCGGGTTCGGCATCACGTCGCTGCCGATCTGGTTGCTGGCCTCGGGTCTGGTGGCGGCGTTGTTCGGCGTGCTGGTGGCGCCGGTGGCGGTGCGGTTGCGCGGGCTGTACCTCGCGATCGTGACGCTGGGGCTGGTCTTCCTGGGAGAGCACGTGTTCCGGGAGTGGACGTCGCTGACCGGCGGGCCCGGTGTCGGGCGGCCGGCGGCGGTGCCGGAGCTGTTCGGGGTGCGGCTGGACCGCGACAGCGCGTTCTTCACCGCGGCCCAGCAGCTCTACCTGGTGATGTTCGTGCTGCTGGTCATCTTCGCGGTGCTGGCGCGCAACCTGGTCCGCTCACGGGTGGGGCGGGCGTTCGCCGCGGTGCGCGACCGCGACCTGGCCGCGTCGGTCATCGGCGTGGACCTCACGAAGTACAAGGTGCTCGCGTTCGCGGTGTCCTCGTTCTACGCGGGTGTCGCGGGCGCGTTGTTGTTCGTGGTCAACGGGTTCTTCGACCCCGGCTCGTTCAACCTGCTGTTGTCGGTGCAGTACATCGCGATGGTGCTCATCGGCGGCGCGGGCACCATCTCGGGCGCGATCATGGGCGCTCTCTTCATCACTCTGCTGCCACGCATCACCAGGGAACTGCCCACGGTGCTGCCGTTCATCAGTGGTGACGCCACCGGCGCGATCACGGTCTTCCAGGTGGAGGCCGTGCTCTACGGCGTGCTGATCATCGTGTTCCTCATCGTCGAGCCACGCGGGTTGTTCGGCATCTGGGTTCGCGTGCGCAACTACTGGCGCACCTGGCCGTTCTCGTACTGA
- a CDS encoding ABC transporter substrate-binding protein, giving the protein MLRKRFAVVFVGVLALASCRGGDGAAPQEGAGGIKVDFGVTKEACPQAVDKTKGCIYLGTISDLTEGPFKTLAVPITDSQKAFWKRVNDRGGIGGYEVDVTKYVKDNKYNPQIHNQVYQEIKGNILALTQTLGSPTTAAILPDLENTQMVSVPASWTSLWGFEEVVLESGANYCVESMNTVDYAVEKLGVKSVMAVHLAGDYGDDAAAGAKIAAEKRGLTFESLTTQTGQDNQGGAIDAVVSKKPDLVVLTTGPTDAAVIIGQAAARGYKGKFIGTSPTWNPGLLKSPAAPAIKALYYQSAPWKAWGTESVGHTAMRAALTGVTPNDGYTAGWVWAYPLKAALEKAAANKDMTRAGVLAAVRQLTSVDYEGMLPSGAGNFAASPQDAAFRQTLIYKPDDAAATGVSLVEDFYTGSTAKDFKFEKPCYQ; this is encoded by the coding sequence ATGCTTCGGAAGAGATTCGCTGTTGTGTTCGTGGGCGTGCTCGCGCTCGCGTCGTGCCGAGGGGGAGACGGCGCGGCGCCACAGGAGGGCGCGGGCGGCATCAAGGTCGACTTCGGGGTCACGAAGGAGGCGTGCCCGCAGGCGGTCGACAAGACCAAGGGCTGCATCTACCTGGGCACCATCTCGGACCTGACCGAGGGCCCGTTCAAGACGCTGGCCGTGCCGATCACCGACTCGCAGAAGGCGTTCTGGAAGCGGGTGAACGACCGCGGCGGCATCGGCGGGTACGAGGTCGACGTGACCAAGTACGTCAAGGACAACAAGTACAACCCGCAGATCCACAACCAGGTCTACCAGGAGATCAAGGGCAACATCCTGGCGTTGACGCAGACGCTGGGCTCGCCCACGACCGCGGCGATCCTGCCCGACCTGGAGAACACCCAGATGGTGTCGGTGCCGGCGTCCTGGACGTCGTTGTGGGGCTTCGAGGAGGTCGTGCTGGAGTCCGGCGCGAACTACTGCGTCGAGTCGATGAACACCGTCGACTACGCCGTGGAGAAGCTCGGCGTGAAGTCCGTGATGGCCGTGCACCTCGCCGGTGACTACGGCGACGACGCGGCGGCCGGTGCGAAGATCGCGGCCGAGAAGCGCGGGCTGACGTTCGAGAGCCTGACGACCCAGACCGGCCAGGACAACCAGGGAGGCGCGATCGACGCGGTGGTGTCGAAGAAGCCGGACCTCGTGGTCCTGACGACCGGCCCGACCGACGCCGCGGTGATCATCGGCCAGGCCGCTGCCCGCGGGTACAAGGGCAAGTTCATCGGCACCTCGCCGACGTGGAACCCCGGTCTGCTGAAGTCGCCGGCCGCACCGGCGATCAAGGCGCTGTACTACCAGTCGGCGCCGTGGAAGGCGTGGGGCACCGAGTCCGTCGGCCACACCGCGATGCGCGCCGCGCTGACCGGTGTCACGCCGAACGACGGCTACACGGCCGGCTGGGTGTGGGCGTACCCGTTGAAGGCGGCGCTGGAGAAGGCCGCGGCGAACAAGGACATGACGCGTGCCGGAGTGCTCGCCGCCGTGCGTCAGCTCACCTCGGTGGACTACGAGGGCATGCTTCCTTCGGGTGCGGGCAACTTCGCCGCTTCGCCCCAGGACGCCGCGTTCCGCCAGACGCTCATCTACAAGCCGGACGACGCCGCTGCGACCGGGGTTTCGCTGGTGGAGGACTTCTACACCGGTTCCACGGCCAAGGACTTCAAGTTCGAGAAGCCCTGCTACCAATGA
- a CDS encoding DUF4255 domain-containing protein, which yields MIHEVDEALRRLVRDEALRGSDLDVAFDAPTKDWAARRNAPTVNIYLYDIREDMRRRQRGLLNEYDAQGQVAARHLPPRHMKLSYLVTAWTQRAEDEHRLLSDLLVGFLRYDAVPPPLLTGSLEALALPVPMTVALPPPEDRAFADVWSALGGELKPSLDVVVSAPVSSGRKVDAGPPAREGVQLNTGADRVRHTVSGDGVSMRRVTQ from the coding sequence ATGATCCACGAGGTCGATGAGGCGCTGCGGCGGCTGGTGCGCGACGAGGCGTTGCGCGGGTCGGACCTGGACGTCGCGTTCGACGCGCCGACCAAGGACTGGGCGGCGCGGCGGAACGCGCCCACGGTCAACATCTACCTCTACGACATCCGCGAGGACATGCGGCGGCGCCAGCGCGGGCTGCTCAACGAGTACGACGCGCAGGGCCAGGTCGCCGCACGCCACCTGCCGCCACGGCACATGAAGCTGTCGTACCTGGTGACGGCGTGGACGCAGCGCGCGGAGGACGAGCACCGGCTGCTGTCCGATCTCCTGGTGGGGTTCCTGCGTTATGACGCGGTGCCACCTCCGCTGCTGACCGGGTCGCTGGAGGCGCTGGCGTTGCCGGTGCCGATGACGGTCGCGTTGCCACCACCCGAGGACCGGGCGTTCGCGGACGTGTGGAGTGCCCTGGGCGGTGAGCTGAAGCCGTCGCTGGACGTCGTGGTGTCCGCGCCGGTGTCGTCCGGACGCAAGGTCGACGCCGGGCCGCCCGCACGGGAGGGCGTGCAGCTGAACACGGGCGCGGACCGGGTGCGGCACACCGTCTCCGGCGACGGGGTGTCGATGCGCCGGGTGACGCAATGA
- a CDS encoding ATP-binding protein, producing the protein MIFERLAALERRIRAAVASRRATDPSPDDPFRGLYLSDEVIDALLDSARDPFAGYVDVPADGRLGRLASVACLSDVDVELLLVALAPDVDSRFEQFYGYLNDDVTRRRATAGLALRLCGLAEASSTGRSRLDRGSPLVRSGMVVVEDLDRPLLSRSLRVPDRVVAHLLGDDRPDPLLADFVTLPGEPVPLPGAERLARGIDRGVRLVYLREHPGGGAAELAVAALAQAGFPALLVDSARMTDAVAVVREALLRGAGVVVGSVDPSFSLDPLLHDSVPLVAFGSGAWEPRWTRVPPLQHEALQVPFDVRASLWRTSLEGRLAAGVDPAEVTAHFVLGPTQISRAASAAAVSALAEDGAVDVRHLRAGARSQNAGGLQRLARRIEPAVSWRDLVLPVPVTSLLQELAARARHRDRVIDEWRMRPGGGRGRGVTALFAGDSGTGKTMSAEVIAASLGLDLYTVNLATVVDKYVGETEKNLERIFVEAAGVNGVLLFDEADAIFGKRSEVRDAHDRYANIESAYLLQRMETFDGIAVLATNLRANLDDAFTRRLDVIVDFPLPDVPLRRNLWDRCLGDAVPRSSDVDLDFLAGSFELAGGHIRSAAVTAAYLAAAGDHVVGMVELIGAVAREYRKLGRLVGEREFGRYLDFATERLVG; encoded by the coding sequence ATGATCTTCGAGCGGCTGGCGGCGCTGGAACGGCGGATCAGGGCGGCGGTGGCGTCGCGCCGGGCCACCGACCCGAGCCCGGACGACCCGTTCCGCGGGCTGTACCTGTCCGACGAGGTGATCGACGCGTTGCTGGACAGTGCGCGCGACCCGTTCGCGGGCTACGTGGACGTCCCCGCCGACGGACGGCTGGGGCGGCTGGCGTCGGTGGCGTGTCTGTCCGATGTGGACGTGGAGCTGCTGCTCGTGGCGCTGGCACCGGACGTGGACAGCCGGTTCGAGCAGTTCTACGGGTACCTGAACGACGACGTGACCCGCCGCCGGGCGACCGCGGGGCTCGCGTTGCGGTTGTGCGGGCTGGCGGAGGCCTCGTCCACCGGGCGGTCGCGGCTCGACCGGGGAAGTCCGCTGGTGCGGTCGGGGATGGTGGTCGTGGAGGACCTGGACCGGCCGCTGCTGTCGCGGTCGCTGAGGGTGCCCGACCGGGTCGTCGCCCACCTGCTCGGCGACGACCGGCCGGACCCGCTGCTGGCCGATTTCGTGACGCTGCCGGGGGAACCGGTGCCGCTTCCGGGTGCCGAGAGGCTGGCGCGCGGGATCGACCGCGGGGTGCGGCTCGTCTACCTGCGCGAGCATCCTGGTGGCGGGGCGGCCGAGCTGGCCGTTGCCGCGTTGGCACAGGCGGGTTTTCCGGCGCTGCTGGTGGACTCCGCGCGGATGACCGACGCGGTTGCCGTTGTGCGCGAGGCGTTGTTGCGCGGCGCGGGCGTTGTCGTCGGTTCGGTCGACCCTTCCTTCTCCTTGGACCCGCTGTTGCACGACTCGGTTCCGCTGGTGGCCTTCGGCTCCGGTGCCTGGGAACCGCGCTGGACCCGCGTGCCACCGTTGCAGCACGAGGCCCTCCAGGTGCCTTTCGACGTGCGGGCCTCGCTGTGGCGCACGTCGTTGGAGGGCAGGCTGGCCGCGGGCGTGGACCCGGCCGAGGTCACCGCGCACTTCGTCCTCGGTCCCACGCAGATCTCCCGTGCCGCCTCCGCCGCCGCGGTGTCCGCACTGGCCGAGGACGGCGCGGTCGACGTCCGCCACCTGCGCGCGGGCGCCCGTTCCCAGAACGCCGGCGGCCTGCAACGCCTGGCCCGCCGCATCGAACCGGCCGTCTCGTGGCGCGACCTCGTCCTGCCCGTCCCGGTGACCTCACTGCTGCAGGAGCTGGCCGCCCGAGCCCGCCACCGCGACCGCGTGATCGACGAGTGGCGCATGCGCCCCGGCGGCGGCCGGGGCCGGGGCGTGACGGCGCTGTTCGCCGGCGACTCCGGCACCGGCAAGACGATGTCGGCCGAGGTGATCGCCGCGTCTCTGGGCCTGGACCTGTACACGGTGAACCTGGCGACCGTCGTCGACAAGTACGTCGGCGAGACCGAGAAGAACCTCGAACGCATCTTCGTCGAGGCGGCGGGCGTCAACGGCGTGCTGCTGTTCGACGAGGCCGACGCGATCTTCGGCAAGCGCTCCGAGGTCCGCGACGCCCACGACCGCTACGCCAACATCGAGAGCGCCTACCTGTTGCAGCGCATGGAAACCTTCGACGGCATCGCGGTGCTCGCCACCAACCTGCGCGCCAACCTGGACGACGCCTTCACCCGCCGCCTGGACGTCATCGTCGACTTCCCCCTGCCGGACGTCCCGCTGCGCCGCAACCTGTGGGACCGCTGCCTGGGCGACGCCGTCCCGCGTTCGTCCGATGTGGACCTGGACTTCCTGGCCGGTTCGTTCGAGCTGGCCGGCGGCCACATCCGCTCGGCCGCGGTGACCGCCGCCTACCTGGCCGCCGCTGGTGACCACGTGGTGGGCATGGTCGAGCTCATCGGCGCCGTGGCCCGCGAGTACCGCAAGCTCGGCCGCCTGGTGGGCGAGCGCGAGTTCGGCCGCTACCTCGACTTCGCCACCGAGCGGTTGGTGGGGTAG
- a CDS encoding DUF4157 domain-containing protein, with protein sequence MRGFEHESETSPRPKGDRLSHDGSDLLGRAAAANRPEVLGAAGLLDLQRAVGNAGVTSVVEEERSPVHGVLSSGGAPLDANVRADMEGRFGQDFSDVRVHTDSAAHASAQSVNAQAYTVGSNIVFQRDRYDPASAAGQHMLAHELTHVVQQRSGPVDGTDAGGGVKVSDPSDRFEREAVSTADRIMSAPSPVAPVQRCEDEAVQRVVVQREDAPPAEEEEPAAQTFVQRAEEEEEAAE encoded by the coding sequence ATGCGCGGGTTTGAACACGAGTCCGAAACTTCACCACGCCCCAAGGGCGACCGGCTCTCGCACGACGGGTCCGACCTGCTCGGCAGAGCTGCTGCCGCGAACCGACCCGAGGTCCTCGGCGCTGCGGGCTTGCTCGACCTCCAGCGAGCCGTCGGCAACGCCGGCGTCACCTCCGTTGTGGAGGAAGAACGCTCACCGGTGCACGGGGTGCTGTCGTCCGGCGGCGCACCGTTGGACGCGAACGTGCGTGCGGACATGGAAGGGCGCTTCGGGCAGGACTTCTCCGACGTGCGCGTGCACACCGACTCGGCCGCGCACGCGTCGGCGCAGTCGGTGAACGCCCAGGCCTACACCGTCGGGTCGAACATCGTGTTCCAGAGGGACAGGTACGACCCGGCGTCTGCTGCTGGGCAGCACATGCTGGCGCACGAGCTGACGCACGTGGTGCAGCAGCGGTCCGGGCCCGTGGACGGAACGGATGCCGGTGGCGGGGTGAAGGTGAGTGATCCGTCGGACCGGTTCGAGCGGGAGGCCGTCTCCACCGCTGACCGGATCATGTCGGCGCCGTCGCCAGTCGCACCTGTGCAGCGTTGCGAGGACGAGGCGGTGCAGCGGGTGGTGGTGCAGAGGGAGGACGCTCCGCCCGCCGAGGAGGAGGAACCGGCCGCGCAGACGTTCGTGCAGCGGGCCGAGGAGGAGGAAGAAGCCGCGGAGTAG